Genomic segment of Bicyclus anynana chromosome 18, ilBicAnyn1.1, whole genome shotgun sequence:
GTTGAAAAAGAGAAATATTTTCGAAAAGTCACGTTTGATTTTATGTGATCGTAAAAGTCGGGAACCGTTGTGATTCAGGAACAATGCCTGCAGGAATGTAAACAATGGAAGTAGGTAGTTCTTGTAATAAAAGTAGCTACCTTAACGTAATTTGAGCACGTTCACGTTGAAGGTATATAACACAGTTGTTTTTAACGCTAGCTTATGCGAtttttctgttctgtgatttaaaaaaatacaatgtaaatCTCACTTTTGTGTTCGtgcaattgtatttatttatttattcaataatctAATAAGTCTTGCGGCTTGACCTTTCAAGTTATATCAAAATCCGAATTGATCGGTACGGAGGTCGTAAATACTGCTAGATAGGTACTTAATCTGTGGACACCTTtgtactcgtaaatctatggtggAAAAATCAATGCGAACTGAATGTATTTTCTTGATGTCTAgtgcctatgtggcttcggatcactaAGTCCTTaattcgaatcctgggtcatgTTTTAAAccttgagcttttctttctccCATGAAATTCTTTCTCTATAAGAAATCTCAACTTGGATTTTGTGAAGTTAGTGTTAACGTCGGTCAGAGAATTATGGTCATTATCATAATGATCGCGACCGACGTCTTAACATGCACTCATGCGAATGTACCAACAAACTTTATAACTTCCAAGTTGAAATTCTTAtggagaatttcttggaaaaagtctctgatagtgatcgttagagaAACCAACAATAACACCTACCCCGCCAACTCACGTTGAAACAGCATGATAGAGTAGTTCCTAGTCTCCTACAAGGAAAGAGGCCCAGTAACCATTAaaatggctgataatgatgattaagtaGTGTAAAAAAAGTtactgctaataataataatataaataaatgctaatAAGTAATATTAGCGTTTATTTAGCAATATTCTATGAAATTATTCACAAATTTAGTTATTTGACACTGGTACGTGAAGATTGTCTTGCCTTCCAacataggcctcccctaaaACTTGCCACACTGAACGGTTAAGTGCCTGTCTACTCCAAGTGATACCTGCTACTTTTCTGACATCCTCCCACCTACGGCGCTATGTGGATAccagaaagaaaagaaagaaagaaaaaacgtttattctAAAATTTTGCCACACACCACAACGCCGAAGTACAATTGCGTCCGTtgcctcaaccacctgagcaaggcaaAACTAAGACTCAAGTAGCAGAAGCATCAAAGTccacactgtcatgtttggcacaaccttgaaaagggtaccagctcagcattttgctgcatGAACCCAGCAAATGCTGGAGCATACAGCACTGGCAGCTATTCTAATCAAAATACTGTTCCTTCATTTTCAGATCTCTCTGCAGCGAACTGAACTCTTGCCGGTTAGATGCCACCTGCATAGCGACTTGCTTCGTCAACAACACCACCGGTTTCTCTGTCTACACCTCCTACTGTACTGGGTACCCTCGGACCATGGAGCGGTTAGCCTTACTCGCCTCTCGACCACAAAGTGCTAGAGAGTTCAGAGAACGGCAGCTGGATTTGAGGCATCCTTTGCCTCTGGCATCATATTTGCTGAAGCCTGTGCAGAGGATATTGAAGTACCATTTGCTATTACaggtttgtttattaatttatctttcTTCTCTTATAGTGCAGAATAATCAAAGATAAAGTATCAGTACACTAGTTTGTCAAAATATTCGGGTCAAGTAAAAGCAAATACCTACCTTTACAGTGAGTTAACAATTTGCTTGTCTACGACAAGATAAAAATGATAGTAGTTAAAAGTAGACTCTTTCGTTGTTGGTTAGTTGGTTGTTTGTGGAGAATTTAGAAAAAGGTTCTTGGAATTTAGAAAAATTGAACTTGAGGCATCCTTTACCACTGACATCGTATTTTCTGAAACTTGTGAGGAATGAGGATATTGAACGAGAACGTACAACTAGAAAGTATTAAGATTCAGAAAAATGTTAAAACCCGCAGAAGAGCCATTagtttttacaagtttttagtGACTCTTAATAGGCACTATACCACTCATCTGTGACTTAGTCTGCAAAACTTGCAATATGAAGCATAGGCTAGCGTTTTATCTAAAATCCAAACACAGTAATGTTTCTTGGCGACGGAAATAAGAATGGCGTTGAAAAAAGGGCAACCCTGGACGAGCTTTGGCACTAAGGGTCAAGTTTGAATCTCCTTATAAAATCTAACAATATTGTTTACAGAACGTGGTGAAGCAGTGCGCATCTCGCGAGACAGAGTACGCGCTGCTGCAGATGACGGGCATCGCGCACCACATCGACGACATGAAGAGACGCCACGAGCATGCCGTCAGAGTGCAGGTCACTACTCTCTCTCTGTCAGTATTGTGTACAGAACGTGGTGAAGCAGTGCGCGTCACATCGACGACATGAAGAGACGCCACGAGCATGATGTCAGAGTGCAAGTCACTACTCTGTCTCTGTCAGTATTGTGTATAGAACGTGCTTTTGGTAGtctatattaattatgtattttttttaaaactaaatattaatattataaatataattcgcAGGAGATCCAGTCACTGTTATACGGATGGAACGGCCCGGATCTGACGACGTATGGAGAACTATGTGCCGAAGGGACATTTAGGTATGATTAAGGATTTGTAGCTCTTCACCGCGCgtcttcaatgcgggttggcgggcttagggtgatgaTAATTGACTCTTTAACATGcactgtaataataataattacaaggttTACAATTTTTCATTAGTTCAAGAACTGGCTTTTCTAGCTAGATTTTACGGATCTGTGTTAAGGATAACCAGCCTTCTCCCCCGGATGGTGATCAccatcaccaacttcccaactcaatcctactaatattataaacgcgaaagtttgtatggatgtttgtttgttattctttaacgccgctactgctttagtgatttggctaaaatttggaatggaaatagcttttactctagattaacaccaTAGACCttttttcatcccgaaaaatccacggttcccgcgggatttgtgaaaacttaaCTCGTTAACTTAACGTATTTTATATAGCTTCCTGAAAATGTCTACTAACGCCCGATTTTTCTTGTCtcaacaataggctagttgaaacttttttttaaatggtcgtaaattgttcattagggttcaactagattgaaaaaaaatatcatatttttaccgtgatggatcgaggacatcaagacGACTGACATCGTCCTCGATGTCAAACCTCGATCaaggctcgagactgttttgtttggaagtatatgcaagaggcctatgcccagcagtggacgtccatcggctgataatgataatgatgatgttaaaaCTAATCAATATAAGTTTCCCTCGAACCAATATAATACagattttgttctttttttcaGAGTTTTCGGCGCCAAGGCAATGCGACACGCTTTTCTGTTCGACAAAATGCTTCTCGTCACCAAGAACCGAGAGGACGGCATACTGGCATACAAGTCACACATCATGGTAAGTAACACATCATTTATGTTTGCTGAACCACCAGATGAcctaaaggcggaattatatctgacctcagaccaattatagaaggacctgtatcgcactcatagtcacgaacaaaattgtctgtcattttctgaggaaaacgagcttagatttggtatatatctaaTACTTAACTAGATGTTttacccgttttttacacaattcaattacacaaaaaggtatttttacggagctcgttaaccgacgaacacgattacaactatttaacatcgattctgtagagacagtttttataatcgcattagatcgttgatcatatactttgacagaaaagtaacgtctagcgaggcaggtcctatacaataattggtctgagtatttgactgacgtgtcgtgtcgtgacgcattagaacagaatcagtattttgtatggcaacgtttacacttatgtgttgtgacgtGTCGTGATGTGTCATGATGGCTTTTGAtgtgtcacgacacgacacgttagacaaatataattccaccTTAAGATGCGCATCACCACATATCTCGAGACGACTTAgagacaaaatgtcgaccaatagcacaGAAATAATTTGTTCTCTTACTCTGTAATGAGATGaaagagagagagcgatattaCAGTCCGTCTCTTGTTTAGAGTATTCCTTTCATTTCGCTCTTTCTTCACAAGTCCTCAGTAAGAGGTTGCGTGGTAGAGATTCCTTGCTATAAGGAATCTCTAAGGATAAAGTCGCCTTTgcattcttagttttaattattcatttttagttttttaatttatttttgtattatttgtgtGCAAGTCAgctattctcacgtttctgcaacgcaaacggcagcgaagacgtttcttAGTCAATaaacgatcagttatagtcgtgggtgctgttgcaacgtgagaataattgatcgtcaatggcgtgcattaagtatttcttcttcttattcttcTATTTAGAGATTTTTTCCAATAAATCATGCAATTTTCCAGTGTAACAACATGATGCTCGTGGAGTCCATAGCGGGGGCGCCACTGTCCTTCCACGTGATACCGTGGGACGCGCCGCGCTCGCAACTGACGCTGCAGGCGCGCTCGCAGCGGCACAAGCGAGAGTGGACCTTATTGCTTAAGCGAGTAAGTTCATTTTGCTTTGAATATTTTGAGTATATCTGTGAATGTTCACCGTAGCAGTATCAAGCGAGAGTGAACCTTATTGCGTACGCGAGTAAGTTCATTTTAGTTTGTATACTGTCTCCTTGATAATCGTGGAGTCTATAGCGAGGGCGACACTGTCCTTCTACGTCATACCGTGGAACACACCGCACTCACAACTGATCGGCAAGCGAGGCGCAGTAGCTGTGGCACAAGCGAGAGTGGACCTTATTGCTTAAGCGAGTACGTTCATTTTGctttgaatattttgaatttagcAGTATCAAGCGAAAATGAACCTTTTTGCCAACGCAAGTATGTTCATTTTACTTTGAGTACTCTCTGCTGAGGGCGCCACTTTCCTTCTACGTCATACCGTGGGACGCCCCGCACTCGCAATTGAGGTTGTAGCGGCACAAGGCGAGAGTGGACCTTGTTGCTTAAGCGAGTAAGTTCATTTTACTTTGAGTGTTACAAAAATTTCCATGATTCTACATCGTAGTGGTGTCAAGCGAGAGTGAACCTTGTTGGTAgcataagtaagtttattttactttgaGTACTCCTTGTTGCTCGTGGAGTCCATAGCGGGGGCGCCACTGTCCTTCTACGTCATACCATTGGGACGCCCCGCGCTCGCAACTTATCCTACAAGCTAGGCACATTTGTAGCGGCACAAGCGAGAATGAACCTTATTACTTAAGCAAATAAGTTTATATTACTTTGAGTCTCATTTCTGTGGAATCAATATACCGAGATACGTAAGCTAAGGATATTCTTCGATTTCTTTTAGATAAATAATACTAAACACTACAAATCTTAATACataggtcattcatcacgaaatctcaaaaaccgacGTCGTACAAAGACGAAATTTGAAGCTTATAGATAATAGAGGTCCGCTTAGAACGGAtgttgcgagagggccggattaaggaagtctgagggcggatgaagtcgcaggctccgttagttaaaaatacttaaaatatcaaaaaaataaaacatttttaaatattctgtttTGTGTTACAGGTGATATTGGAGAACTACAACGCAGTGATACCTTCTCACGCGCGCCAGCTGGTGATGGAACTGGGACAAAACAAAACCGACGGTAAGAATTTGTACAGATTAActttaaacagtttaaaaattaaaaaaaaaacaggcttttcgcacgcactaaaaattacagatATTGTATTTAAGTCACttgtctatttttttcgtattcctgacagcacatcctttcatttgataaccatattgtgttttgttgttgtttcaaacagccagttcgccatattggatttgtaatgacgtttcttagctagttatgtattcatcagaactcagagcgtgtgcatcCTAATCAAAGACCGGGACGTGGGTctaattaagattccaagatttgattttcttacatacatagttacaagtgaagctaatataagcgttaAAATACAACGTTTTTGTACCTTTCACTCACACATACACGCACAATGTATGACTGTGTGTATTGTTAGTGATTTATTTAATGTCAACGTTGACAATACCGTTAATTGaaatataggttttttttaattaaagatcgATTTTCCACTGGGTGACCACTAGTACACATTACTTGTTACGTTATGAAACTGATTGTTCGTTTTTGGTTGCAGATGATATCCTCGCTGAAAAATCTCATAATCTAATAACTCAAGCATCAATGAGAAAACAATTGTCTGCCCCAGAGTACCTCGAGAAACGGAAACTAGAGAGAGAAAGAAGAAAATCATTCGAAAATGGCATCAGAGGGAGACTAAAAAAAGTTAACAGAAAGTATCCGATAAACAGTTCTAGAGACGATAATCAGGAATGTGACTGTTCTCAGTATTCCGCAGAAAAGGGCATAGATTATACATGTGATGTGTGTTACATAGATCTGTGTTCAGATTGTGAAACTGAAGTCACTAAAGACAAAATCAAAGATGAGAAATGTAGTTGTAAAAACACTGATAATGAATCAAGAGATAGATGTGCCGAATGCGATAGAGCACTACATTATATAGACTCTGGAAGCACAGAACAAATTGAAAGGAAAAAGTCATGTAAATGTTCCGATTTCAAATCTTCTCAAGAGAGTGTCACAAAAGAATTCAGCGGATCTTTAAACAAAACTCGGGGCTATCATTCGACTGACAATATTGTTAGTTACACAGACAGTAAAAGTAAAGAAGACTTGTCAGATACTAACACTTCCATGACTAGCgttaaaaatattccaaaaacTTGTCTTAAATGCTCtaaaatcaaagaaaacattGCAGTGGTTGAGGCAACGGGAACGTTACGTAGAGAAAATACAATGAGAAAATCTAGATGTAGTATTGAAAAGCACAGAACTGATACTTTACGATCAAAATCAAAGGACGATCCCCAGAGATCAAAATTATCCAAAATTGGTACTTGGAGAAGAAAATCAGAACCAGGTTTGCAGAATACCGTTATAATAGCCAAGAAATCTCAAGATAGTGATAGTGAAAGAACAGAAAGTAAAGGTAGTGAAAAAATAGAATTCGAATGTCGAAACTGTGGTTCTAATAAAATCACTAAGAAAACCAAAGCCAATGATGGATCTATTATATCTGATCCAGAACTAgacagtagaaaaaaaattaccaacaGTGGCTTTAAACCGAATTTAGAGATAAAGatgtataatacaaaaaatataccaaagaaaatctcaaaaataaagaaaaatagagCGAAAGGTCTGCGTCTTGGATCAGATACAACAACACGATTTTATACTGATTTTTCAACTGACGTTTCCACAGAAAATATATTGCACATATCAGAATCTACGGACAGCCTAAATATCGACAAATCAAAGAACCAACCAAGCTTAGATATTCCAGACTCAATTAGCAAAGATGAGGATATTGATGAAGAAACTTACAAAAAACTCATAGAAAAAACAGACTCATTCAAAAAGAATGAACTAGAAAAAGTAAAGttcttaaataaacaaaaagtaataTCGGAAGGAACTGAAACAGAAGATAAATTACAAGAAATTGAGAAGTTGCACGAAGAAGTAGAAGTTCAAGAAAGCTGCGAGGATATTGAACAGCCGTTAGAGCAAATAATATCTCAACTTTTGTTGGAGAACAGAGAATTCCAAAAACTACTCAAAAAACAACAGTTACGTAATAGTGCACAAAGAAGACATCAGAGACTTCTCAAATCGCATTCAAACCCAGATACAGTGATTTTAGCCAAAAATGAACTTActaaattaaaaccaaaatataCTAGACAATTATCAGAGAATATAGAGCTAAATATTAATGAACCAAATGATCCAGAGCAAACTGTTCTAAGTGAAGTCGACGATGGATCTGATGATGATCATATTTATGAAACTCTGCGAATAGATAATAGTAGAGTCGATAGTAGCTTACatgagttaaataataaaagcaaaTTAATACAACATAATACACATGTTTCTCGTCCCAAACGGTTATCTTCTCCTCAAAACCCTATCGTAAGCACTGAAACGACAAGAATTATTGGGCCAGAGTCAGATTATGTCTATTTATCTTTTGATGAAGTTAAACGACGAGAAAACTTAGAAGATGGGGTATATGATGTGCCTGTGAAAACCCCAGAAAAGGTTTCTAAAGTTCACCAAACTACAAATGTTGCAGATTACTATGTTGCTATGGAAAATCAAGGACCTGCAACGAACGAAGAAAATATTTACGACAATTTAATAGAAGTGTGTCGACGAAAAAAAGAAGTGCCGAATACTTTTCCAACGGACTATTTACCTATGAGTCCTGAACAACAGAGTCCCAATACTCCAGAAATATGGTTAAGTCGCCAAAAAGAGCATTTCAACGTTTCTAGAGATAGAAAATCCGGTTCTTTGCCAAGAAGTTTTCAAGTAGTAATGAGTGGCCAggaagataataatttaagcacttttaaatataaacccAACAGCAATAGCAAAACTTACCTGAACAGAGATGGCAAAGTCATGAGCGTCGATCGACCATTCACAATAGCTTCCGATCAAAGCGAAATAAGTTATGATGATGTCGAAACTTACATGAGCGAAGGGGATATACTGAAATTCAATAAGGGCTCAAAATCAAAAGATGAAGAATTTTCCCAAAACATTAGTAAGTCAACATTAGAATTAGAAGAAGAAATTGACAGgtgttataaaaacaattttgaaaaagtagATTTAGATACAAGTAAGGAAGAAAATCCAACAAGCACATCTCAAGTAAATTTAAACATTTCCACAACTTCATCTTGTGAAGCATTGACAGTTGAACAAAGTgaagaaaaatcaaaactagttGATGTTATACACCctgaacataaaatatataaaccaaCAAGTAACGtactttcattaaaaaatgttCTTAGTCGATTTAAAGGCCGTACGCCACCGAAAAATAATGAAGATCTAGAAATAAATGCAAATGATCAAAGCTTCGAAGGTTCAAAGACTGAATTAAAAAGCCCTATCGGTGAAAAAAGGTCTGCATTAAATCCTCGAAGTTACTCGAAAAATTTGCTACAGAGATTTAGAAGTATTATTGGTGATGAACAGCCAGATGACAACCAAAGTAAACATGAATCTTCAAAGGTAAAAGGCGGTGATAGTCAGAATAATATTGCAAAAACCGATATAAAAGTTGTTATAACATCTACAGATAACAGTCCTACAACGTCTACTATGGTATATTCTATTCATAGTGATGCTTTAAGCAAAAGTGTTTGTGAACACACTACAATATGTGAGAGTCAGAAGgagaaaaataatttagaagttTTGTCTCAAAGTTGTGAAAACATCAATGAAAAGCCGACCTTGTACCGACCAAGCTATGATAAAAGTGTAAGTATGATTACGAGTTCCATGAGTAGTACTCCTTCGCCATCTAAATCTAATTGCAGTTCTTATCAGAGCCTAAACAAACTGCCAGTTTATATGCAAGGTAGCAAGCATTTAGGTGCTAGAATAGCTCAATCTGACTATGTAGATCCCACAACCttgattaatgaaaaaaatgcacttaaaaatgttaacgtacttattaataaaaacgCCCTAAGGCCcgatagtttattttcaaattccTCATTTGTTACTTCATCTAGTGAAAGTACATATCATGAAAGCCAAAATAAGGCTAGTACACAACAAACTCTAGTGACCGAAAAGTGTGTAGAAAAACAAAACTCGGATGAGAGCTTTTACGAAAGATCTTTTGAAAAGATAGAACATATCACAGATGAAGACATGTTTAGAGATTCAGCTGTTTATTCTGATCAAGATGACATTGAGTATGCACAGAGTGAACAGAGTGAAAAAGACAAAACTGTAACTAAACATATGACTAGGGTGGAAAGTATTAAACGTGAATCTTCGTTCAGAAGCAAAAAACTGATTGTTTCAACAAGTGTTTCAGAGAAAAGTAGCGTCAATTCACGTATTGTGACAACAGctttaaaaaatcaacaaataggtcgaaataaaaatcaaaaagaaGATAAACATGAGAGTACAGAACCGGTTGTAAAACATAAAGTAGCTCCACCTGTGCCAATAAAACCTAAATTAACGGGTGTTCCTACAGTTACAACAGTCCAAAGCAAAATCGTAACTTGTAATAACAACTTAACTAAAAGCATTGAACAATCTTCTTCATCAGAGTCTGTTAATACGCGAACAATAAAACGTAATACCAATTACAAGCCATCATATACAAGGTCAGAATCCACACCTGCTACACCAAGAGATACTAATAAAGTTGATGATAAGGTAACAAAAAGAGACAAGAACGAAAAAGCTGAAAGTAAATTAGCAAAAGAAGAACCGAAACCTCAAGGGAATATACAAATGAAACGGCTCAGCTTCGAAAGAGCGAGCCTTGATTCTGTAACGAGGAAAACAAAAACTGTTATAGAAAGTAAACGATCTTCAGCGGAACAACCGTCCTCATCTAAATCTGTATTAGAAAGGCGACTGGAAATAGAGCAGATGACTAAAGGCCAAATAAACAAGGCTGTTCAGAAGAAACCGCTGCCTAAACCCAAATCAGTGACTTCGAAAGTAGCAACATTCGAGAGGAGTGTTAGTGAAAATAATAGCAAAGACAGAAGTACTAAACCAAGTGTCCTCTCGCCTAGTACTTCAAGACAGAGtgttgttttaaacaaaaatagtgAACAAAATTCGGACGTTGTTAACGATAATGATCCTAAAGAAAGCTGGGTGAAACAGATTGTCAATAAATTCCAATGAGCTTATTGAGTGATTACTGATGCATTTAGAAATTATTCCGTCTGTTTTTGTACTCCACTTTTTTGAAATCCCAACTTTCTGAACTTAATCGTAATTTCTAAGGatatattgttaattaattgtttattatacaCATCCGTCCAATTTATGCAAAAACATACGCCGTCTGATAAAGACAGTAGAGGGATAGATAACATCCAtagcaagaaaatgaacaacTTATGCACTCTGTGAAGAAACTAGGCGAAGTGATGACGTAAatcgaaaagaaaataaaaaaaagataaagaattttttatattttcaaccaACGAAAATACAGCTATATTCAAATGCATTGAATTGGACAGGTGTGcacttaaatgtaaataatgtttatgtTTTGTCAAACCTCCTTGAGCTTTGATGTCTTGTGCCATAGACAAGATTGATATTTTGGCGTtatgttacataataaatacatcACTATGCAcaaaatgtaatgaaataacCAAATCGCACATTGTATATAGAGATTTGTTATTGCTTATTATGCTATGTATTTATCTAAAAGTGCCATGAAAGATACGCAGCATTGAacctttaatataatatgtttccaaaaataaaatattatttcgtgCAATGGAATTTGAAAGCAGtttcaaagtatttattttaatttaatttttaagtattatctCTTAGAATACTAACACCAAAAAGTAGTGAAGTTaggttatgttttgttttgcgattgattatgaaaaaaatataatgtcggATATTCGACTACATTCCGATTATTTCGAACACTGCCAATTGTggttctgattttatttttatataaccaCCTACCTTCATTCTATTAAAGGTACTATTTCAGTACCCatgtttataatgataatagtacaatatttacttgtattttacatttatgGCCAAattgaaagatatttttttcgtttttttttttttttaattttttgataggtataataactagccacgactACAACCTCTTAGAATAATTCGACCGATTTAGAAACCGCATATTCCCAAGGGAATCAGTATTTGCAttgaaaacgaaaaaataatttatgtttaatttttaattaattttatcgcAGCAGAAGACAAAGTAtacttaaattacttaactcGTGGAGACTGTTAGTTGATtaagttcatcattattaattaaaaaaacctaaaattttAGGAGAATTATACTAACATACTTatcgttatttaaaaaatcatctcAAACACTATACGTACTCCGCTCGTTGagattaaaataacttaaaattggaagtgtattaattaatatatatttaaaattagttattCTTATTACAAACTCGATACTGTTGAGCCAAAGTCAAAGTTATATTTTCTTCACTCAGCACTCATTTGAAATCGTTGTTTGATAATGATTTTCTATATTAATAACACAGAGTAACCAAAGTCTTTACATGCAACGTattgaagccggtgaaacccatttaaaaaaaaaaacgccacACGTCTTCTTGACCactgcatatacaaacttttttcataatttgtatttcaaaatttagcaCTAACAACAACTAACAAATATTCATTTAcgtaattgtaaattaatataataatcaataattaccaataacaaaatacttgatatttttctttactttttgtgaacagttttaaaatatttaaaaacataagacgccatttttcttgaataatattgcaAGTTACGGCTGCGACGcgtcgtgtcgtactgactcgagaatgtattcgtttttgaatttcatatttggagcggctacgacaacgtttcgtacgctccatctgtatattattgattaatctgtgtatgGAAAGCAGTGCTTTTTATTTGCATAAAGTGAACAGCTCAACTATTGACTCAATACAGGATTATAATTAACTTGACaactggctcgaatgatgtttgtatttGGTTTGGTactcagtgtgcctagtgggagttttcaatatttttatactgttactatcgcgttgacgtaaacggatttatatggaatttaaacagttgtgcagtactGCTACTAGATGTTTGACTGttccaattccttagaaattggcgttaacgttaacgcgatagtaacagtatcaaactgccactaggccctctggtatCAAGATATTACGCACGTTCTATTAGGCTCATTATATCGAAGTTGTAATCAGAATATGTAAGGGCCTGTATCAATTGATAAATAATcgcaaataatatattttataaacatttttctaattattcCAAAACGGGCCTTAtgatattattacataataaattattaggtacGATTTTGTACGCattgtttgataataatttattttagataaGTAATTTATCTAATGGTTAAATAGGACAGTGAAGTTCTTTTCTGTATTCTAACCTTTTTAAGTCCTTCAATaaacgtaaattaaaaaaaaaaacatgaagtCCTTGTTGAACAGCGTGTACAAAattgtctttatttttaaactaaatatcGTTATTATAACGTACATAATGTAATCAAGCCTTAAAAAGTGCAAACTAATGTCTATGGTCTGGTgaagttgtaaataaaat
This window contains:
- the LOC112055716 gene encoding uncharacterized protein LOC112055716 isoform X1 encodes the protein MDAANADSDHSMTWEDFFGSTTDLTPTLIGIYDSLLEPVKSLRPEANRLETAKDARNDPPVQTSIEDNMTEEKDIAIPASPPKDPSKLAGSIQLPIATVNKSSLFMLRTKSDNNGAIDPKCNLTSDTVKDKVQRTFKDANKETTAFDNLSPNVKRMISGATETTTLKFQKKSITIGRSSTRRCNIPLVGATSKISQSGLEILPSVEIYDQPTLKSFSNESPAKTANTIPIIKPEFKINDEQTTYDVPTNNQPAIYDVPNPNKTAFESLSLPFIDQSIELSISSNDREFDTKLPSKDSSPQKSEIKTSTPEASPIKYQKNLNDGTNSLHRKNFGSKTEGSPSKLLKTGPYPEAVASTGNLKMIQEKEVIRLNPAIEVTRPLSMSSIASSSSTSSSGVQNKGGVNSAYLASIESLDDHSDADMTSANGSNNFVNSAGLLKTSVSEDSRTDLPRQNAFEEMPGLSQLERVCAEIVQTENVYVEDLRQVVEGYLHVWRRDVTFSEEELSELFNNIEHIYAFNRSLCSELNSCRLDATCIATCFVNNTTGFSVYTSYCTGYPRTMERLALLASRPQSAREFRERQLDLRHPLPLASYLLKPVQRILKYHLLLQNVVKQCASRETEYALLQMTGIAHHIDDMKRRHEHAVRVQEIQSLLYGWNGPDLTTYGELCAEGTFRVFGAKAMRHAFLFDKMLLVTKNREDGILAYKSHIMCNNMMLVESIAGAPLSFHVIPWDAPRSQLTLQARSQRHKREWTLLLKRVILENYNAVIPSHARQLVMELGQNKTDDDILAEKSHNLITQASMRKQLSAPEYLEKRKLERERRKSFENGIRGRLKKVNRKYPINSSRDDNQECDCSQYSAEKGIDYTCDVCYIDLCSDCETEVTKDKIKDEKCSCKNTDNESRDRCAECDRALHYIDSGSTEQIERKKSCKCSDFKSSQESVTKEFSGSLNKTRGYHSTDNIVSYTDSKSKEDLSDTNTSMTSVKNIPKTCLKCSKIKENIAVVEATGTLRRENTMRKSRCSIEKHRTDTLRSKSKDDPQRSKLSKIGTWRRKSEPGLQNTVIIAKKSQDSDSERTESKGSEKIEFECRNCGSNKITKKTKANDGSIISDPELDSRKKITNSGFKPNLEIKMYNTKNIPKKISKIKKNRAKGLRLGSDTTTRFYTDFSTDVSTENILHISESTDSLNIDKSKNQPSLDIPDSISKDEDIDEETYKKLIEKTDSFKKNELEKVKFLNKQKVISEGTETEDKLQEIEKLHEEVEVQESCEDIEQPLEQIISQLLLENREFQKLLKKQQLRNSAQRRHQRLLKSHSNPDTVILAKNELTKLKPKYTRQLSENIELNINEPNDPEQTVLSEVDDGSDDDHIYETLRIDNSRVDSSLHELNNKSKLIQHNTHVSRPKRLSSPQNPIVSTETTRIIGPESDYVYLSFDEVKRRENLEDGVYDVPVKTPEKVSKVHQTTNVADYYVAMENQGPATNEENIYDNLIEVCRRKKEVPNTFPTDYLPMSPEQQSPNTPEIWLSRQKEHFNVSRDRKSGSLPRSFQVVMSGQEDNNLSTFKYKPNSNSKTYLNRDGKVMSVDRPFTIASDQSEISYDDVETYMSEGDILKFNKGSKSKDEEFSQNISKSTLELEEEIDRCYKNNFEKVDLDTSKEENPTSTSQVNLNISTTSSCEALTVEQSEEKSKLVDVIHPEHKIYKPTSNVLSLKNVLSRFKGRTPPKNNEDLEINANDQSFEGSKTELKSPIGEKRSALNPRSYSKNLLQRFRSIIGDEQPDDNQSKHESSKVKGGDSQNNIAKTDIKVVITSTDNSPTTSTMVYSIHSDALSKSVCEHTTICESQKEKNNLEVLSQSCENINEKPTLYRPSYDKSVSMITSSMSSTPSPSKSNCSSYQSLNKLPVYMQGSKHLGARIAQSDYVDPTTLINEKNALKNVNVLINKNALRPDSLFSNSSFVTSSSESTYHESQNKASTQQTLVTEKCVEKQNSDESFYERSFEKIEHITDEDMFRDSAVYSDQDDIEYAQSEQSEKDKTVTKHMTRVESIKRESSFRSKKLIVSTSVSEKSSVNSRIVTTALKNQQIGRNKNQKEDKHESTEPVVKHKVAPPVPIKPKLTGVPTVTTVQSKIVTCNNNLTKSIEQSSSSESVNTRTIKRNTNYKPSYTRSESTPATPRDTNKVDDKVTKRDKNEKAESKLAKEEPKPQGNIQMKRLSFERASLDSVTRKTKTVIESKRSSAEQPSSSKSVLERRLEIEQMTKGQINKAVQKKPLPKPKSVTSKVATFERSVSENNSKDRSTKPSVLSPSTSRQSVVLNKNSEQNSDVVNDNDPKESWVKQIVNKFQ